Part of the Gemmatimonadota bacterium genome is shown below.
GCACCCCGGGATTCGCAGCTCCCAGGTCAGTACGAGGACGGTGGAGGGGATTCCGGGGAAGCTCCTAACCCTTCCCGGCGGCCGACCCTGCAGTCGCGAGAGTGCGGGCAAACTCCTCTACGATAAACGACTCGATCAGGTCGCCGACCTTGAGATCGTTGAAGTTCGCGATCCCGATTCCGCATTCGAATCCTTCCCGCACTTCCTTCACGTCATCCTTGAAGCGCTTGAGCGAAACAATGTCGCCCGTATACACCACCGATCCGTCGCGGATGATGCGGACCTTCCCCTTCCGGTCGATCGTTCCGTGAGTGACGTAACACCCCGCAATCGTCCCCACCTTGGAAATCCGGAAGAGCTCCCGAACCTCGGCCACGCCCGTGATCTTCTCGCGCTCTTCAGGAGAAAGAAGTCCCTCCATCGCCTTGGTGATGTCGTCCACGGCCTCGTAAATGACGTCGTAGAGGTGGATTTCCACCCCGTCCCGTTCCGCGAGCACTCTCGCGTTGGCGTCGGGACGCACCCGGAAGCAAATGATGATCGCGCCCGCCGTCTCCGCGAGGAGGACGTCGGACTCGTTTACCGCGCCGACGCCGCGATGGATGATCTCGACCTTGACCTCCGGGGTGGAAAGCTGCTCGAGCGAGTCCGAAACCGCCTGGACCGAACCGTCCGCGTCTGCTTTCACGACGATCGGGAGCGTGACGACTTTACCCTCGCGCATGTAGTGGGCTAGGTCGCCGAGCTTCACGCCACGCTCACGAATGCGGAGCTGCTTCTCCCGTTCGAGTCGCTGCCGGGTCTGAGCCACTTCCCCGGCGCGGACCGCGTCCAGTACCTGAAGCGTGTCCCCCGCCTGCGGAACGCCTGCGACGCCGAGCACCAGAGCAGGAATCCCGGGACGAGCTTCCTTCAACGACTTGCCCCGCTCGTCGAGCATCGCCCGCACGCGGCCGTCGAACTTCCCGCAGACGAAGGCATCGCCCACCCGGAGCGTTCCCCGCATCACGAGCACGGTGACGACCGGTCCCTTCCCGACGTCCAGCTTCGCCTCGATGACCGCCGCCGTCGCATCGCGGTCTGGATTCGCGGAGAGCTCGAGGACCTCCGCCTGTAACAAGATCTTTTCGAGGAGCTCGTCGATCCCCTTCCCCGACTTCGCCGAAACCTCGGCCGAGAGGACGTCGCCCCCGAATTCCTCCAGCGTCACGCCGTGCTTGAGAAGCTCCTGCTTCACCTTCATGGCGTTGGCCGAGGGGAGATCCACCTTGTTGATCGCCACGACGATCGGGACGCCCGCGTTTCGCGCGTGCGAGATCGCCTCCACCGTCTGGGGCATCACCGAGTCGTCGGCCGCGACCACGAGAACGACGATGTCCGTCACGTCCGCACCCCGGGCGCGCATCGCGGTGAAGGCGGCGTGACCCGGAGTGTCGAGGAAAGAAATCGTCCGCCCATCGTCCAGCACGACGTGGTAGGCGCCGATGTGCTGGGTGATTCCACCCGACTCGG
Proteins encoded:
- the infB gene encoding translation initiation factor IF-2, producing MRVVELADELKVSSEEILALLRAMGIPVPDGDAPVSDADVARVLARVERERRAGKREASAAVQAALEESQGPAKRRRRRKAEEDVAPPELEAPAVEETSMSDLVEGPRRDEAPQDEAVEVSAAVGHEAAVEAGSGSEEPAKVPDGTISAEIGEPAEADAEDAKPRRRLRMPEMSPLPAAADRGPARRVRVEPVQPEPPAVRPTPAASAGPGGQVRIQADGFTPDGRKKVKKKGKKRQRVDQDAVQDNITRVMAELKGGGKKRRKKGAGGPTREEREAQEEEDRVVAEQEAKTVKVNEFLTVAELSELIDVSSTELVGAAFKNLGLPVTINQRLDFDQLELLLEAFNFRAVREEGYADAEEGEELEEDDPSELVARPPVVTVMGHVDHGKTLLLDSIRKTNVVAAESGGITQHIGAYHVVLDDGRTISFLDTPGHAAFTAMRARGADVTDIVVLVVAADDSVMPQTVEAISHARNAGVPIVVAINKVDLPSANAMKVKQELLKHGVTLEEFGGDVLSAEVSAKSGKGIDELLEKILLQAEVLELSANPDRDATAAVIEAKLDVGKGPVVTVLVMRGTLRVGDAFVCGKFDGRVRAMLDERGKSLKEARPGIPALVLGVAGVPQAGDTLQVLDAVRAGEVAQTRQRLEREKQLRIRERGVKLGDLAHYMREGKVVTLPIVVKADADGSVQAVSDSLEQLSTPEVKVEIIHRGVGAVNESDVLLAETAGAIIICFRVRPDANARVLAERDGVEIHLYDVIYEAVDDITKAMEGLLSPEEREKITGVAEVRELFRISKVGTIAGCYVTHGTIDRKGKVRIIRDGSVVYTGDIVSLKRFKDDVKEVREGFECGIGIANFNDLKVGDLIESFIVEEFARTLATAGSAAGKG